Proteins encoded by one window of Candidatus Binatia bacterium:
- a CDS encoding DUF2283 domain-containing protein, whose amino-acid sequence MKLRIDEEADALHLQLVDVPVAESEEVAPGVIVDYDDADQVVGIEVLYLSKRAHPVNLLDFQFQTTPKKLASAAP is encoded by the coding sequence ATGAAGCTGCGAATCGACGAAGAAGCGGACGCTTTGCATCTGCAGCTGGTAGATGTACCGGTCGCGGAGTCGGAAGAGGTCGCGCCGGGCGTGATCGTCGACTATGACGACGCGGACCAAGTGGTCGGCATCGAGGTGCTGTATCTCTCGAAGCGCGCGCATCCGGTGAACCTGCTGGACTTCCAGTTTCAAACGACGCCGAAGAAGCTGGCATCGGCTGCGCCGTAG
- a CDS encoding site-specific DNA-methyltransferase: MGEWIEPGKERYGLNWPGKAECMRVIQTPSIGTLRPRRDQSVSFDATDNLIIEGDNLEVLKLLQKSYYGKVKMIYIDPPYNTGKEFIYPDNYREGLQDYLKFSGQLDAAGLKVSANTETSGRYHSKWLSMMYPRLYLARNLLRDDGVIFVSIDDCEAHNLRCLANEVFGEENFVDSIVWKKRYGGGAKEKYLVTIHEYVLMYARNKTDIEELFVPLSDESIERYYKNRDEYYALRGPFRTHPLESMKSFEERRNLVFPIQAPDGTQVMPKRQWRWSKERVAHALNRGELAFLKDKNGEWAVHTKQYLKDQGETRQTKFFSVIDDVYTQHGTNEIIEIFGDAQVFGFPKPSRLVRKLVGLATDTNDGDLILDFFAGSGTTAQAVLDLNVEDGGDRKFILVQLPEKTEHPQYPTIADICRERVRRVIQKLDTEDAAKDSLGLDKRQPRGYKALQLTSSNFHVWDGDAEKIKNIEDQLKLFAQHVEPGRTDEDLLYEILPKGGFTIDSHIEKLSLAGKVVFSVADGALLLCLDRELTLEVIEAMVNRVPAPAQIICLDAGFQGNDQLKVNAVQTVKSRNRLKEGDLVFQVV, encoded by the coding sequence TTGGGCGAATGGATCGAGCCGGGCAAGGAGCGCTACGGCCTCAACTGGCCGGGCAAGGCGGAGTGCATGCGCGTCATCCAGACGCCGAGCATCGGCACACTGCGCCCACGCCGCGACCAGAGCGTGAGCTTCGACGCCACCGACAATCTCATCATTGAGGGCGACAACCTCGAAGTCCTGAAGCTCCTGCAGAAGAGCTACTACGGCAAGGTGAAGATGATCTACATCGACCCGCCGTACAACACCGGCAAGGAGTTCATCTACCCCGACAACTACCGCGAGGGCCTGCAGGACTACCTCAAGTTCTCCGGCCAGCTCGACGCCGCGGGGCTGAAGGTCTCCGCCAACACCGAAACCAGCGGGCGCTATCACTCGAAGTGGCTGTCGATGATGTACCCGCGCCTCTACCTCGCCCGCAACCTGCTGCGCGACGACGGCGTCATCTTCGTCAGCATCGACGACTGCGAAGCGCACAACCTGCGGTGCCTTGCTAATGAGGTATTTGGCGAGGAGAACTTCGTGGACAGCATCGTCTGGAAGAAGCGGTACGGTGGCGGTGCGAAGGAGAAGTACCTGGTCACCATCCACGAGTACGTGCTCATGTACGCAAGGAACAAGACCGATATCGAGGAGCTGTTCGTGCCGCTTTCTGATGAATCCATAGAGCGGTACTACAAGAACAGAGACGAGTACTATGCCTTGCGTGGGCCATTTCGAACGCACCCGCTTGAGTCGATGAAGAGTTTCGAGGAGCGAAGGAATCTTGTCTTCCCGATCCAAGCGCCCGACGGAACGCAAGTGATGCCAAAGAGGCAATGGCGGTGGAGCAAGGAGAGAGTGGCCCACGCGCTGAACCGCGGTGAGCTTGCATTCCTGAAGGACAAGAATGGCGAATGGGCTGTGCACACAAAGCAGTATCTCAAGGATCAGGGAGAGACCAGGCAGACCAAGTTCTTCTCGGTCATCGATGATGTCTACACACAACACGGCACTAACGAGATTATCGAAATCTTCGGAGACGCTCAGGTGTTTGGTTTTCCAAAGCCGTCTCGTCTGGTCCGAAAGCTGGTTGGGCTGGCGACAGACACGAACGATGGGGATCTAATCCTCGACTTCTTCGCCGGCTCGGGCACGACCGCCCAAGCTGTGCTCGATCTCAACGTGGAAGACGGCGGTGATCGCAAGTTCATTCTCGTCCAGTTGCCAGAGAAGACGGAGCATCCGCAGTATCCGACCATCGCCGACATCTGCCGCGAGCGGGTGCGGCGGGTGATCCAAAAGCTCGACACCGAGGACGCAGCGAAGGATTCGCTCGGCCTCGATAAGCGTCAGCCGCGCGGTTACAAGGCGCTGCAACTGACGAGCAGCAACTTCCACGTCTGGGACGGCGATGCGGAGAAGATCAAAAACATCGAAGATCAGCTCAAGCTCTTCGCGCAGCACGTCGAGCCCGGCCGCACCGACGAAGACCTGCTCTACGAGATTCTGCCGAAAGGGGGCTTCACGATCGACAGCCACATTGAGAAGCTGTCGCTGGCGGGCAAGGTTGTCTTCTCAGTCGCCGACGGCGCGTTGCTGCTGTGCCTCGATCGCGAGCTGACGCTCGAGGTCATTGAAGCGATGGTCAACCGCGTTCCCGCGCCTGCCCAGATCATCTGCCTCGACGCCGGCTTCCAGGGCAACGACCAGCTCAAGGTCAACGCCGTGCAAACCGTGAAGTCGCGCAACCGCCTCAAGGAAGGCGACCTGGTGTTCCAGGTGGTGTGA
- a CDS encoding DUF4258 domain-containing protein, which translates to MDYELTEHARESLRKRPVIRREWLDRVLEHATLVEPDQVDPELEHRLGRIDEHGGRVLRVIVNRARVPLRVVTVYFDRKMRGRL; encoded by the coding sequence ATGGATTACGAACTGACCGAGCACGCGCGCGAGAGCCTGCGAAAGCGGCCAGTGATTCGGCGCGAATGGTTGGACCGCGTGCTGGAGCATGCCACCCTCGTCGAGCCCGACCAGGTCGATCCGGAGCTGGAGCACCGCCTCGGCCGGATTGACGAGCATGGAGGCCGCGTCTTGCGGGTGATCGTCAACCGCGCCAGAGTACCGCTGCGCGTGGTAACCGTGTACTTTGATCGTAAGATGAGGGGTCGACTATGA